The genomic segment CGTGCCGCCCGCCTCCCCGTACGACAGACCCCGGGCGTCCAGCGCGCCGGTCAGCCAGGACCAGCAGACCTCGGGCAGCAGTGGATCGGCGGCCATCTCCGGTTCCAGCTCCGCGCGTACCAGCGTCACCAGACGGAACGCGCCCTGCCAGGCGTCGTGGCCCTCGGGGTCATGGAGCAGTACGAGACGGCCGTCCGCGAGATCGTCCTCGCCGTCGACGACCGCCGCCTCCAGCGCGTACGCGTGCGGCGCGAGGCGCTGGGGTGGTCGCGTCGGCTCCACCTCCAGCTCGGGGCGGAGCCGCGCCGCGCGCAGCGCTTCCACCGCCGACCGGAACGCGGACGGGACGGAACCGTCCTCCGCGCTGTCCTCGCCGTCAGCGCCATCGGAATGATCGGAGAATTGTCCCTGAGCCGGAGCCATGCCGGGAAGAGTAGGCGGAACCGGAGCCCGGTGCGGGGACAGACACCCGGGCGGGGCCGGGTCCTTCCCGCCACATGCGAAGATTCTGGACGTGAGTGCCAACGAACGCCCCCCGGGCCAGCAGACGAAGACACCCGCCACCCACGACTCGGCGTTCCTGAAGGCGTGCCGGCGAGAGCCGGTGCCGCACACCCCGGTCTGGTTCATGCGCCAGGCCGGACGCTCGCTGCCGGAGTACCTGAAGGTGCGCGAGGGCATCGCGATGCTCGACTCCTGCATGATGTCGGAGCTGGTCACCGAGATCACCCTCCAGCCGGTCCGCCGCCACAAGGTCGACGCCGCGATCTACTTCAGCGACATCGTCGTCCCCCTCAAGGCCATCGGCATCGACCTCGACATCAAGCCCGGCGTCGGCCCGGTCATCGCCGAGCCGATCCGTACCCGCGCCGATCTGGCCCGGCTGCGCGATCTGACGCCCGAGGACGTCCCGTACGTCACCGAGGCCATCGGCATGCTCACCGCGGAGCTGGGCGCCACCCCCCTCATCGGGTTCGCGGGGGCGCCGTTCACGCTCGCCAGCTACCTCGTGGAGGGCGGCCCGTCCCGCAACCACGAGCACACCAAGGCCATGATGTACGGCGACCCGGAGCTCTGGGCCGACCTGCTCGACCGGCTCGCGGAGATCACCGGGGCCTTCCTCAAGGTCCAGATCGAGGCCGGTGCCTCGGCCGTCCAGCTCTTCGACTCCTGGGTCGGGGCGCTCGCCCCGGCCGACTACCGCCGCTCGGTGCTCCCGGCGTCCGCGAAGGTCTTCGACGCCGTCGCCCCGTACGGCGTCCCGCGCATCCACTTCGGTGTCGGCACCGGTGAACTCCTCGGCGCGATGGGCGAGGCGGGCGCGGACGTCGTCGGCGTCGACTGGCGGGTCCCGATGGACGAGGGCGCGCGCCGGGTCGGCCCCGGCAAGGCCCTCCAGGGCAACCTCGACCCGGCGGTGCTGTTCGCGCCGACGGAGACGGTGGAGGCCAAGACCCGCGAGGTGCTGGACGCCGCCGCGGGTCTGGAGGGGCACATCTTCAACCTCGGTCACGGCGTGCTGCCGACGACCGACCCGGACGCCCTGACGCGTCTCGTGGAGGACGTGCACACCCGTACCGCCCGCTGAGACCCCAGGGCCCGAGCTGTCCGGGTCCGTCACGGAGGCCGCCGCCCGATCCGGGCGACGGCCTCCGTCGTCGTACCACCGCCGACGGGCGGACTCAGGCGGCGCCCGCCTTGCGGACCTCCGCCGTCGCCCTGCGTGCCGCGACCAGGACCGGGTCCCAGACCGGGGAGAACGGCGGCGCGTAGCCGAGGTCGAGCGCCGTCATCTGCTCCACCGTCATCCGGGCCGTCAGTGCCACCGCCGCGATGTCGACCCGTTTGCCCGCGCCCTCGTGCCCGACGATCTGCGTCCCCAGCAGCCTGCCGGTGCGGTACTCCGCGAGCATCTTCACGGTCATCGGCTCCGCACCGGGGAAGTAGCCCGCGCGGCCGGTCGCCTCGACGGTCGCCGTGACGAACCGCAGCCCCACGGCGCGGGCGTCCTTCTCGCGGAGCCCCGTCCTGGCGATCTCCAGGTCGCAGACCTTGCTGACGGCCGTACCGACGACCCCGGGGAACGTGCCGTAGCCGCCCGCCACATTCGCCCCGATGATCTGGCCGTGCTTGTTGGCGTGCGTGCCGAGCGCGATGTGCCGGGTGTGGCCCGCGACCAGGTCGAGGACCTCGACGCAGTCGCCGCCCGCCCAGATGTTGTCGTGGCCGACGACCCGCATCGACAGATCGGTGAGCAGCCCGCCCTGCGGCCCCACCGGCAGACCCACCGCGCGCGCCAGCGAGGTCTCCGGCTCCACCCCGATCCCGAGGACCACCACGTCCGCCGGGTAGGTCGTGTCGTCGGTGGCGACCGCGGTGACCCGGCCGTCGGCGCCGGTCTCGATCCGGGTGACCTCGGCCTCGTTGACCGTCGTGATGCCCAGGCCGTCCATCGCCCGGTGGACCAGCCGGCCCATGTCCGGGTCGAGTGTCGTCATCGGCTGTTCGTCCCGGTTGAGGACCGTCACCTCGAAGCCGCGGCGCAGCAGCGCCTCCGCCATCTCGACACCGATGTACCCGGCGCCGACGACGACCGCGCGCCGGCCCTTCGCCTGCTCCAGCGAGTCGAGGAGCGCCTGCCCGTCACCCAGGGTCTGCACGCCGTGCACACCGGGCGCGTCGATCCCGGGCAGCCCCGGCCGCACCGGGCGGGCGCCCGTGGCGATCACCAGCTTGTCGAACCCGGTCCAGTACGTCTCACCCGTGTCCCGGTCCGTCGCCCGCACCCGGCACCCGGCGACATCGATCTCCGTCACCTCGGTGCGCAGCCGCAGATCGATGTCGTGGGCCCGGTGCTCCTCGGGGGTACGGGCCACCAGGTCGTCCGGTCCGTCGACGTCGCCCGCGACCCAGTACGGGATGCCGCAGGCGGAGTACGAGGTGAAGCGGCCGCGTTCGAAGGCGACGACGGCCAGCTCGTCCGGCCCCTTCAGCCTGCGTGCCTGCGACGCGGCGGACATGCCCGCCGCGTCACCTCCGATGACCACCAGTCGCTCCGCTGTCATGCCGGGTCCCTTCGCCGCCGAGTGTCCGGCCGCCCACGCTACGGTGATCGGCGGGCGAGTGACGTCCGCGACCCGGCCGTCAGGTGCGCGGCGGGTGCGAGGGGAGCGTCCCGGGAGCGGACGCGGGCGCGGGCACGGCGGGGGCGTCCGGCCCGTCGGGCGTGGCGGACCCGGGGGCGGACACGACGGGCGCACCGGCCGTGGCCGCCGCGGGCTTCCGGTACCGGCCGCGCACCAGCCGTACCAGCAGCAGGAGCACGACCGCCGCGCCCAGGAACGGCGCCGCGGCGCCCAGCGCCATCGCGGCCCAGCGCAGCAGCGTCACGAAGGCGTCCCAGCCGCCGCCGAGCGCGTCCAGGAAGCCCGGGTCGTCCTCGGACTCCTTCGCGACCGCGTCGGGCTCGGTGAGCACCAGGGTGATCGTCGCCATCGTGGTGCGGTCCTTGAGCGACGCCTGCTGCGCGAGCAGCGACTCCAGCGCCGCCTGACGGGTGCTCAGCTCGCCTTCCAGGGCGACCACGTCGGCCAGCCGGTCGGCCCGGTCCATCAGCGCCCTGACCCGGGCCACGCTCGTCCGCTGGGTGGCGATCCGGCTGTTCACGTCCACCACCTGATCGGTGACGTCCTGGGCGTCCGAGGTGCGTGACAGCAGCTTTCCGGCGCCCGCGAGATCGCGCAGCACCGCCTCGTAGCCGTCCTGCGGGACGCGCAGCACCAGCCGGGACGTCTCGTGGTCGTCGTCGGTCCGCTCGGTGGATTCGTTCGCGACCAGGCCGCCCGAACCCGTCGCCGCCGCCCGCGCGGCGGCGACCGCCCCCGGCACGTCCTTGACCTCCACGGACAGCGTGGCGGTACGGATGACATGGGTGGCCGACGCCGCCCCCGGCTTCTTCGGCGCTGCCGTGGCACCTGCCGCGGGGTGTTCCCCGGACTTCGCCGTGTCCGCGCTGCCCGCGCCTTCCGGGGCCGCCGCGGCCCTGTCCTGGCCGCTCCTGGCGTCGGCGCGGTCGGCGGATCGGCTGCCGCTGCCGCTGCCGCAGCCGCTCAGCGCGAGGAGCGCGGCGAGCAGCCCGGCGGCCAGGGCCGTGCGGGCCGTGACGCTGCGGCCCCTGGTGACGGCGCGGTGCGTGGCGGTGCGGTGCGTGGTGGCGCGGTGCGTGGCGGTGGTGCCGGACGGACGTGACGCCCGGTGACGTACGGGACGGCCTGATCGCATGAAGTTCTCCCCCGGGGCGCGTGGTGCTGACGACGGTTCGACGTTCCGGACGGCGGATCGGGTTGCGTCCACCGGTTTCGAAGCGGTCACGGTCGGGCCTCGGAACGGGTTTGAGAGAGTGGGGGCATGGAGCGATCACAGAACGGCGTGGCCGCGCGCGACGGGCACCCGCCGGACCCGCGCACGGGAGACGGCGTGGACACGCGTACGGGACACGTCGTCGTCATCGGCGGTGGCATCGCCGGACTCACGGCGGCCCACCGGCTGCTGGCCGCCGGGCAGCGGGTCACCCTGCTCGAAGCGAGCGACCGGCTCGGCGGCAAGCTCATGACCGGTGAGGTCGGGGGCGCCACGGTCGACCTGGGCGCCGAGTCGATGCTGGCCAGACGGCCCGAGGCGGTCCGGCTGGCGGAGGCCGTCGGGCTCGGCGACCGGCTTCAGCCACCCGCCACCGCCACCGCGTCGGTCTGGACCCGGGACGCGCTCCGCCCCATGCCCAAGGGCCATGTGATGGGCGTCCCCGGCGACCCCGCCGCGCTC from the Streptomyces sp. AM 4-1-1 genome contains:
- the hemE gene encoding uroporphyrinogen decarboxylase, producing the protein MSANERPPGQQTKTPATHDSAFLKACRREPVPHTPVWFMRQAGRSLPEYLKVREGIAMLDSCMMSELVTEITLQPVRRHKVDAAIYFSDIVVPLKAIGIDLDIKPGVGPVIAEPIRTRADLARLRDLTPEDVPYVTEAIGMLTAELGATPLIGFAGAPFTLASYLVEGGPSRNHEHTKAMMYGDPELWADLLDRLAEITGAFLKVQIEAGASAVQLFDSWVGALAPADYRRSVLPASAKVFDAVAPYGVPRIHFGVGTGELLGAMGEAGADVVGVDWRVPMDEGARRVGPGKALQGNLDPAVLFAPTETVEAKTREVLDAAAGLEGHIFNLGHGVLPTTDPDALTRLVEDVHTRTAR
- a CDS encoding FAD-dependent oxidoreductase; protein product: MTAERLVVIGGDAAGMSAASQARRLKGPDELAVVAFERGRFTSYSACGIPYWVAGDVDGPDDLVARTPEEHRAHDIDLRLRTEVTEIDVAGCRVRATDRDTGETYWTGFDKLVIATGARPVRPGLPGIDAPGVHGVQTLGDGQALLDSLEQAKGRRAVVVGAGYIGVEMAEALLRRGFEVTVLNRDEQPMTTLDPDMGRLVHRAMDGLGITTVNEAEVTRIETGADGRVTAVATDDTTYPADVVVLGIGVEPETSLARAVGLPVGPQGGLLTDLSMRVVGHDNIWAGGDCVEVLDLVAGHTRHIALGTHANKHGQIIGANVAGGYGTFPGVVGTAVSKVCDLEIARTGLREKDARAVGLRFVTATVEATGRAGYFPGAEPMTVKMLAEYRTGRLLGTQIVGHEGAGKRVDIAAVALTARMTVEQMTALDLGYAPPFSPVWDPVLVAARRATAEVRKAGAA
- a CDS encoding DUF4349 domain-containing protein; the encoded protein is MRSGRPVRHRASRPSGTTATHRATTHRTATHRAVTRGRSVTARTALAAGLLAALLALSGCGSGSGSRSADRADARSGQDRAAAAPEGAGSADTAKSGEHPAAGATAAPKKPGAASATHVIRTATLSVEVKDVPGAVAAARAAATGSGGLVANESTERTDDDHETSRLVLRVPQDGYEAVLRDLAGAGKLLSRTSDAQDVTDQVVDVNSRIATQRTSVARVRALMDRADRLADVVALEGELSTRQAALESLLAQQASLKDRTTMATITLVLTEPDAVAKESEDDPGFLDALGGGWDAFVTLLRWAAMALGAAAPFLGAAVVLLLLVRLVRGRYRKPAAATAGAPVVSAPGSATPDGPDAPAVPAPASAPGTLPSHPPRT
- a CDS encoding DUF3000 domain-containing protein codes for the protein MAPAQGQFSDHSDGADGEDSAEDGSVPSAFRSAVEALRAARLRPELEVEPTRPPQRLAPHAYALEAAVVDGEDDLADGRLVLLHDPEGHDAWQGAFRLVTLVRAELEPEMAADPLLPEVCWSWLTGALDARGLSYGEAGGTVTRAGSHYFGALAERRAATQIEIRASWTPREGRGGVPDTAAHLMAWGDLLCQVAGLPPSAQADAAVVTLPQRRGPQVP